A DNA window from Niabella yanshanensis contains the following coding sequences:
- a CDS encoding mechanosensitive ion channel family protein — protein sequence MSQQETKTSRPTPYFIIKIIISLILFAVSVYIPSLQQHKWITQLINGAWTFLIPSTAVSVLRFILISFYNRRHAKKTVRGNFVLGISQLTAILNVAFFLLAFMVGLGINPVEFLTSMTIVAMAIAVTFRDYITNMISGLLIMFSEQLSIGDRIRIGNEKGRVEDITLSNIVLKNEDDDIVMVPNNFFYNQSITNLSVHRSKFFYVKFELPLTVAHHSDELETDLQELLRTHPGLEKENEVKLSVEQIGKDFVKFKMELIAINNSDRLHRQIENDALKRILLFKYKYA from the coding sequence ATGAGTCAACAAGAAACAAAGACATCAAGACCTACGCCGTACTTTATCATTAAAATCATTATTTCTTTAATATTATTTGCGGTTAGTGTTTACATCCCTTCTTTACAGCAACACAAATGGATCACACAGCTGATCAACGGCGCATGGACCTTTCTTATTCCCAGTACTGCCGTATCTGTCCTTCGGTTTATTTTGATTTCCTTTTACAATAGAAGGCATGCTAAAAAAACAGTCAGAGGAAATTTTGTCTTGGGCATCAGCCAGCTCACAGCTATATTGAATGTTGCCTTTTTCCTGTTGGCTTTCATGGTGGGCCTCGGCATTAATCCGGTTGAGTTTTTAACCAGCATGACCATCGTGGCTATGGCGATAGCGGTTACCTTCCGCGATTATATAACTAATATGATCAGTGGCTTGCTCATCATGTTTTCAGAGCAGCTTTCTATTGGCGACCGTATCAGAATAGGCAACGAAAAAGGCAGAGTGGAAGACATTACTTTATCCAATATCGTATTAAAAAATGAAGACGATGATATTGTTATGGTCCCCAATAATTTCTTTTATAACCAGTCTATCACCAACTTATCCGTTCACCGGTCTAAATTTTTCTATGTAAAGTTTGAGTTGCCTCTGACTGTGGCCCATCATTCGGATGAGCTGGAAACTGATCTGCAGGAATTACTTCGAACACATCCGGGGCTTGAAAAAGAAAATGAAGTAAAGCTCTCGGTAGAACAGATAGGAAAAGACTTTGTGAAGTTTAAAATGGAATTGATAGCCATTAATAACAGCGACCGGTTACACCGCCAGATAGAAAACGATGCTTTGAAAAGAATACTTCTTTTCAAATACAAATATGCCTAG
- a CDS encoding M20 metallopeptidase family protein, whose protein sequence is MVEKIQSLAKQYAPEFIQVRRHLHANPELSYQEFKTAEFVKSQLAALAIPFETKAQTGVIGWIKGRNPDKKLIALRADMDALPILEANEVSYKSLDEGVMHACGHDVHTTCLLGAAKILSELKDEWEGTVKLIFQPGEEKNPGGASLLIKEGVLENPRPDAILGLHVHPGLATGKVSFRAGKVMASADELYFTVKGKGGHAAAPQSAVDPILIASHLVIALQQVISRRKNPLNPSVLSITAFNAGTTTNVIPGEVKLMGTFRAMDEDWRFEAHEIIRTISHNLVTAMGGELDLHIDVGYPNVFNNEALTTKAKQKAIDFLGTHYVEETEIRMGAEDFGYYTQKIPGCFYRLGVMSDPANIRNVHTPTFDINENAIETGMGMMAWLAVSVDKY, encoded by the coding sequence ATGGTTGAAAAAATACAATCGCTGGCGAAACAGTATGCTCCTGAATTCATACAGGTAAGACGCCACCTGCATGCGAATCCGGAACTAAGTTACCAGGAGTTTAAAACGGCCGAATTTGTAAAGAGCCAGTTAGCTGCTTTAGCCATTCCCTTCGAAACCAAAGCACAAACCGGTGTGATAGGATGGATCAAAGGCAGGAATCCTGATAAAAAACTAATTGCGCTGAGAGCTGATATGGATGCGCTCCCGATATTGGAAGCTAATGAGGTTTCTTATAAATCACTGGATGAAGGGGTAATGCATGCCTGTGGTCATGATGTGCACACCACCTGTCTTTTGGGGGCAGCGAAAATATTAAGTGAGCTAAAAGATGAGTGGGAAGGTACTGTAAAACTGATTTTCCAACCTGGGGAAGAAAAAAACCCAGGAGGCGCCAGCCTGCTTATCAAAGAAGGTGTGTTAGAAAACCCCAGGCCTGATGCAATATTAGGATTACATGTTCATCCCGGTTTAGCTACGGGCAAAGTAAGCTTTAGAGCCGGCAAGGTGATGGCCAGTGCCGACGAGCTATATTTTACCGTCAAAGGAAAAGGAGGGCACGCCGCTGCTCCGCAATCAGCAGTCGATCCTATCCTGATCGCCTCTCATTTGGTAATAGCATTGCAACAGGTGATCAGCCGCAGAAAAAATCCCTTGAATCCATCGGTATTGTCAATAACTGCGTTTAATGCCGGTACAACCACTAATGTCATTCCGGGTGAAGTGAAGCTGATGGGCACTTTCAGGGCTATGGATGAAGACTGGCGTTTTGAAGCGCACGAAATAATAAGAACTATTTCGCACAACCTCGTTACAGCAATGGGTGGTGAGCTGGACCTGCATATTGACGTGGGTTATCCGAATGTATTTAATAACGAGGCTTTAACAACGAAAGCCAAACAAAAGGCCATTGACTTTTTAGGAACTCATTATGTAGAGGAGACTGAAATAAGAATGGGTGCAGAAGATTTCGGCTATTATACACAAAAAATTCCAGGCTGCTTTTATCGCCTGGGTGTGATGAGTGATCCTGCTAACATCAGGAATGTACACACTCCTACTTTCGATATCAATGAAAACGCCATTGAAACGGGCATGGGCATGATGGCCTGGCTGGCTGTGTCAGTTGACAAATATTAG